One Papaver somniferum cultivar HN1 chromosome 10, ASM357369v1, whole genome shotgun sequence genomic window carries:
- the LOC113318438 gene encoding probable polygalacturonase has protein sequence MMRRRRSINTIVTTRLVKFLLLLALGNIIGINGERDDGHCKLSTALVPRPHSVSILEFGAVGDGKTLNTIAFQNAIFYAKSFADKGGAQLYVPSGRWLTGSFNLTSHLTLFLERGAFILGTQDLLHWGIVEPLPSYGRGVELPGGKYTSLITGYNLTDVIITGDNGTIDGQGSVWWEWYNSQYLNYSRPHLVELVNSNDILVSNLTFLNSPAWSIHPVYCSNVRIHNITIHAPSDSPYTYGIVPDSSDSVCIENCTISVGYDAIALKSGWDQYGIVYGRPTTNVQIRDVHLEASLGSGLAFGSEMSGGISNIRAENLQIHDSYTGIKFKTTKGRGGYMKNILISDVEMANIHNAVEATGQYGSHPDDSFDPKALPYVGLITLTNIVGTNITVAGILDGIQESPFTPICFSNLSLSMNTNHSSSTYWDCSYVFGYSQSVFPEPCPNLQNPYSHFTSACFSFIQLGSRAAEVL, from the exons atgatgagaagaagaagatcaataaaTACTATCGTGACAACAAGGCTA GTGAAATTTCTATTGCTTCTAGCACTTGGTAACATTATTGGGATTAATGGAGAACGGGATGACGGGCACTGCAAGCTGAGTACGGCTTTAGTGCCAAGACCTCACAGTGTGTCTATCTTGGAGTTTGGAGCAGTTGGGGATGGAAAAACACTGAATACTATTGCTTTTCAAAATGCCATCTTTTATGCCAAGTCGTTTGCTGATAAGGGTGGTGCTCAACTTTATGTACCATCTGGGAGATGGCTCACCGGAAGCTTCAATCTTACTAGCCACCTAACACTCTTCTTGGAAAGAGGTGCCTTCATCCTTGGAACTCAG GACCTGTTGCATTGGGGTATTGTTGAGCCATTGCCCTCATATGGTCGAGGAGTTGAACTTCCAGGCGGTAAATATACCAGCTTGATAACGGGATACAATTTAACGGATGTGATTATAACAG GTGATAACGGAACAATTGATGGCCAAGGTTCTGTTTGGTGGGAATGGTATAATTCACAGTACTTGAATTACAGCCGGCCTCACCTTGTGGAGCTAGTCAACTCCAATGATATTTTAGTCTCGAACTTAACCTTCTTAAACTCTCCTGCTTGGAGCATCCATCCTGTCTATTGCAG TAATGTACGAATTCATAACATTACAATCCACGCTCCATCTGATTCTCCGTATACGTATGGCATCGTCCCAG ATTCTTCTGATAGTGTATGCATTGAGAACTGCACCATTAGTGTTGGTTATGATGCCATTGCGCTCAAGAGTGGTTGGGATCAATACGGCATTGTATATGGTAGACCCACCACAAATGTCCAGATCAGGGATGTTCACCTCGAAGCATCTCTAGGCTCTGGTCTTGCATTCGGGAGTGAAATGTCAGGTGGCATCTCTAACATACGTGCAGAGAACCTTCAGATTCATGACTCATATACCGGGATCAAATTCAAAACTACCAAAGGAAGAGGGGGTTACATGAAAAACATACTCATATCGGACGTGGAGATGGCAAACATTCACAATGCAGTTGAAGCTACAGGTCAGTATGGGTCGCATCCTGATGATAGTTTTGATCCTAAAGCTCTACCATACGTAGGTCTCATTACATTGACCAACATTGTCGGCACAAACATTACTGTCGCTGGAATCCTAGATGGAATTCAAGAATCTCCCTTTACTCCCATCTGTTTTTCCAATCTCTCTTTATCTATGAATACCAATCATTCTTCTTCCACATATTGGGATTGTTCATATGTTTTTGGATATTCTCAATCCGTCTTCCCCGAACCATGCCCGAACCTCCAGAACCCATACTCGCATTTTACTTCCGCTTGTTTTTCATTTATTCAGCTTGGTTCTCGTGCTGCCGAAGTGTTGTGA
- the LOC113318764 gene encoding ubiquitin-conjugating enzyme E2 20-like, producing MTTATINHHQYSETQDNTPSAMAAPTTTVTAASSKQPVSLTKTVDTQSVLKRLQSELMSLMMSGAPGISAFPEEDNIFIWKGTICGSKDTAFEGTEYKLSLQFPVDYPFKSPKVKFETMCFHPNVDMCGNICLDILQDKWSSAYDVRTILLSIQSLLGEPNTSSPLNTQAAALWTNQEEYRKMVLKTYKPPSG from the exons ATGACTACTGCTACCATCAACCATCATCAGTATTCTGAAACTCAAGATAATACACCTTCTGCAATGGCGGCTCCTACAACTACTGTTACGGCTGCTTCTTCTAAACAACCTGTTTCTTTAACCAAGACGGTCGATACACAATCTGTTCTCAAAAG GTTGCAATCTGAACTGATGTCTTTAATG ATGAGTGGAGCTCCAGGGATATCTGCTTTCCCGGAGGAAGACAACATATTCATTTGGAAAGGAACAATTTGTGGAAGCAAGGACACTGCATTCGAAGGGACCGAATACAAACtctctcttcaattccctgttgaTTACCCATTCAAATCTCCCAAAGTGAAATTCGAAACAATGTGTTTTCATCCTAATGTGGATATGTGTGGGAACATTTGTTTGGACATATTACAG GATAAATGGTCATCTGCATATGATGTGAGAACAATACTGCTATCTATCCAAAGTCTGCTTGGAG AACCAAACACAAGTTCACCTCTCAACACTCAAGCAGCAGCACTTTGGACAAATCAAGAAG AATACAGGAAGATGGTGCTGAAGACATACAAACCACCTTCTGGTTAG